One Ferribacterium limneticum genomic window, TGAGCTCACCGGCCGGCGGCTTGGTGAAACGGATGTTGAGGAAATACTTGTTGGCGCTGACTTCGGGAATGGCCTGTTCGTCGACACCGACCGTGACGCGGACCATCTGCGCCGCAGAGCCGCCGAGATTGAGCTGGAACTGGCCGTTGGTCGCCGAGTAGCTTTTCGGGCGACCGCTCGAGCGCAGCAGGCGCAGGACGATGGTCGCCGCATCACGCAAGGGTAGCATCGGCTTGGTCCAGCCCTCCAGCGCGCTGCGCCGGACATCGGCCGGGCGGTGCAGCCACCAGTGGTAGGACGGCAGATCGAATTCGCAGACGCCACCGGGAATGGCGGCCCGGCTCTTGATGCCCATGAGCCAATCGTTCTCGCGCAGGTATTGGCCGATCTTGCCGGTCATACCGAGCAGCGCGGCCGACGATTGTTCGATTTCATAGAGGGCGCCGGACAGCGCTTCTTCAGAAATTTCGGGGTTGTTGCGGAAGGCGAGCAGGGTTTGCCGTTGCCGCTCGAGTTCCTGGATGAGGTCCATCTTGAGGTCGGCGCGACCGGCCACCTCAAGGATTTCGAACAGGGAAAGGAGCGCGGCGTGATGCTCCATGTGGCCGTCTTCCTGGGCGAAATACGCCGTTTTTTCGAACAAATCTTCCAGACGCAGCAGCGTGCGGATGCGTTCATTAAACGGGTATTCGTAGGTGATCACGCGGCCGGTGTCCGAGAAAACGGAAAATTTTGTTTATTCTGAGCCATTTGCATTCAAATCTCAACAGCTTGCTTTAAGTTTTTCAGCCAAAAG contains:
- the zapD gene encoding cell division protein ZapD, yielding MITYEYPFNERIRTLLRLEDLFEKTAYFAQEDGHMEHHAALLSLFEILEVAGRADLKMDLIQELERQRQTLLAFRNNPEISEEALSGALYEIEQSSAALLGMTGKIGQYLRENDWLMGIKSRAAIPGGVCEFDLPSYHWWLHRPADVRRSALEGWTKPMLPLRDAATIVLRLLRSSGRPKSYSATNGQFQLNLGGSAAQMVRVTVGVDEQAIPEVSANKYFLNIRFTKPPAGELKARSCERDVPFDLTFCNL